A region from the Mucilaginibacter sp. CSA2-8R genome encodes:
- a CDS encoding HAMP domain-containing sensor histidine kinase codes for MIFKRYEWQLLLRIFILFALLCGAAFAITTQHYIYAAALAPFVIYVVVSIMQQYGKIQQEVQEFAEAAQYRDFSRHYAVQSAPTNVQVLRKGFNEINTTFKTINRERETQYHYLQKILELVGTGILSYEPATGDIGWVNESFKNLLNIPYLKNIQALEKRNADIYNEIIQVKSGGSRVVTLVKEQQQVKLLLMASLLKSEDKVYKLVAFQNVSDAMDESESNAWSKLLNVMTHEIMNSVAPISSLADTLKNRLKRPDIANSAVGPDLEDLELGIDTIKRRSEGLLKFTESYRSLNKITKLELQKVSVYDLFENLNTLMLPTLEKKNIELDIILRDLSLSIDVDINLLEQVLINLLVNAIEAVKDRPEPIITLSAEVQQNKTLLKVTDNGLGMSAELMEKIFIPFFSTRKTGSGIGLSLCKQIMLMHKGNIQVQSTEGVGTVFTLQFN; via the coding sequence ATGATATTTAAGCGTTACGAGTGGCAATTGCTGCTGCGAATTTTTATACTATTTGCGCTGCTGTGTGGAGCTGCCTTTGCCATAACCACACAGCATTATATTTACGCTGCCGCACTGGCGCCGTTTGTTATATACGTGGTAGTGAGTATTATGCAGCAGTACGGTAAAATACAGCAGGAGGTGCAGGAGTTTGCTGAGGCCGCCCAGTACCGCGATTTTTCGCGCCATTATGCTGTGCAGAGCGCGCCTACTAATGTGCAGGTGTTGCGCAAGGGTTTCAACGAGATTAATACTACTTTTAAGACCATCAACCGCGAACGCGAAACGCAGTACCACTACCTGCAAAAAATACTCGAACTGGTAGGCACGGGTATCCTGTCGTATGAGCCGGCCACCGGCGATATTGGCTGGGTAAACGAATCGTTTAAAAATCTGCTGAACATCCCCTATCTCAAAAACATCCAGGCGCTTGAAAAACGAAACGCAGATATATACAACGAAATTATCCAGGTTAAATCAGGCGGTAGCCGGGTGGTTACGTTAGTCAAAGAGCAGCAGCAGGTTAAATTGCTGCTCATGGCCAGCTTACTAAAGAGCGAAGACAAAGTATACAAACTGGTGGCGTTCCAAAACGTGAGCGATGCCATGGACGAGTCGGAATCAAACGCATGGTCAAAACTGCTCAACGTGATGACCCACGAGATTATGAACTCGGTAGCGCCCATCTCCTCCCTGGCTGATACACTGAAAAACCGGCTGAAACGCCCTGACATTGCCAACAGTGCTGTAGGGCCCGATTTGGAAGACCTGGAGCTGGGCATTGACACCATAAAACGCCGCAGCGAAGGTTTGCTTAAGTTCACCGAAAGTTACCGCAGCTTAAACAAAATTACCAAGCTGGAGCTGCAAAAGGTATCAGTATACGATTTGTTCGAAAACCTTAATACCCTTATGCTGCCCACCCTCGAAAAGAAAAATATCGAACTTGACATCATCCTACGCGACCTGAGCCTGAGCATTGATGTAGACATCAACCTGCTGGAACAAGTATTGATTAACCTGTTAGTGAACGCCATTGAAGCCGTTAAAGACCGGCCCGAACCGATCATTACCCTGTCAGCCGAGGTGCAGCAAAACAAAACCCTGCTCAAAGTAACCGATAACGGCCTGGGCATGTCTGCCGAGCTGATGGAGAAAATCTTCATCCCCTTTTTCAGCACCCGCAAAACCGGCAGCGGCATTGGTTTAAGCTTGTGCAAACAGATTATGCTGATGCATAAAGGAAATATCCAGGTGCAATCTACCGAAGGTGTGGGTACAGTGTTTACGTTGCAATTTAATTGA
- a CDS encoding efflux RND transporter periplasmic adaptor subunit: protein MDRVIEKKKWNSKRLLTIGGIAAVVLLVAGSIVFTSGKSKLNVDTERITISNVTKGSFQEIIPLNGIVLPITTIYLDAVEGGRVEKLFVEDGATMKKGQPILKLANTDLELNLANEETAVFNVLTQMQISHDNARQNTISKLNQMAEVESSLKEAERVYKLNKKLYDQKAIGLQEFQKSENDYNYALRRKRLTTQILNQDSTAMNQQTSQSKESYAHMKSTLELMRKKVGDLIVRAPVDGQLTSLDAEIGQSKQKGGRLGQIDVLSGYKVRVDVDEHYITRVFNGQMGEFTLGDKTYKLKIKKVFTQVSNGRFQVDMQFVGDIPKDIRRGQSLQIRLALSDETQAVLVPKGGFYQQTGGNWIFRLSEDGKTAYKVDVQLGRQNPDYYEVMQGLKPGDRVVTSSYENYGDMQELVLK from the coding sequence GTGGACAGAGTAATTGAGAAAAAAAAGTGGAATAGTAAGCGTTTGCTTACCATTGGCGGTATTGCTGCTGTGGTATTGCTGGTAGCCGGTAGTATTGTGTTTACCTCGGGCAAAAGCAAATTAAACGTTGATACCGAGCGTATTACTATCAGCAATGTAACCAAAGGTTCATTTCAGGAAATTATTCCGCTGAACGGGATTGTGCTGCCTATTACCACCATATACCTTGACGCTGTAGAAGGCGGACGAGTTGAAAAGCTGTTTGTGGAGGATGGCGCCACCATGAAAAAAGGGCAACCTATTTTAAAGCTGGCCAATACCGACCTGGAGCTGAACTTGGCTAACGAAGAAACGGCCGTATTTAACGTGCTTACGCAGATGCAGATTTCGCACGATAATGCCCGCCAGAATACTATCAGCAAGTTAAACCAGATGGCCGAGGTAGAAAGCAGCCTGAAAGAAGCTGAGCGCGTTTATAAGCTCAACAAAAAATTGTACGACCAAAAAGCGATCGGTTTACAGGAGTTTCAAAAATCTGAAAACGACTATAATTATGCCTTGCGCCGCAAACGCTTAACTACCCAAATTTTAAACCAGGACTCGACTGCCATGAACCAGCAGACTTCACAGTCTAAAGAATCATACGCGCACATGAAATCGACCTTGGAGCTGATGCGAAAAAAAGTGGGTGACCTGATTGTACGCGCCCCGGTGGACGGGCAGTTAACCTCGCTTGATGCCGAGATTGGCCAAAGCAAGCAAAAAGGCGGTCGTTTAGGGCAGATTGACGTGCTATCTGGCTACAAGGTACGGGTTGATGTGGACGAGCATTATATTACCAGGGTATTTAACGGTCAGATGGGCGAGTTTACCTTGGGCGACAAAACCTATAAGTTGAAAATAAAAAAGGTGTTTACGCAGGTGTCTAACGGTCGTTTCCAGGTAGATATGCAGTTTGTGGGCGACATTCCGAAAGATATCCGCCGCGGGCAAAGCCTGCAGATACGTTTGGCTTTGAGCGACGAAACACAAGCCGTGCTTGTGCCTAAAGGCGGTTTTTACCAGCAAACCGGCGGCAATTGGATATTTAGACTAAGTGAAGACGGCAAAACAGCTTATAAAGTTGATGTGCAATTGGGGCGTCAGAACCCCGACTATTACGAGGTAATGCAAGGCTTAAAACCCGGCGACCGTGTGGTAACTTCGAGCTATGAGAACTATGGAGATATGCAGGAGCTGGTGCTGAAATAG
- a CDS encoding ABC transporter permease: MLQTYLKVAWRSLQARLFYTLLNVLGLALAMGCCILLYVYVSYQLSFDTYHRHAATTYRIVNELHLDKTEYDKGSSMAMYLAARREIPQVINGAYSCSRQSYIVTVGSTDKKLFREEKNIAFTNAKWFDVFKYQVLAGNVQGLNQLNTAVLTQKQAQKYFGSTPAVGQYLQIKSIPMRVVAVVANRPYNTDQNSDVYFSFSTLKQLDTDFKNYASQLGYIASVNNSYLTLRSASDKPVVEKMLNQIAKPYFGDAIKYYKFQLLPLTEQHFDLRYGGTTQKSLLTVLIVIGCLILTMAIINYINLVIAQQARRSTEIGTRKVLGATAGRLLMQFVTESVMTAMVAAVLAMGLVAVVLPFINRYWFSAQPIYVGSWWALGLFTFSLVIVINLVMGIYPAWWLNRFNIIHALKKQATLVQTGLGRKALVILQNLIAQLLIAGTVIIVMQVQFLKNTDKGFDRNMVVNIPVGAATDLQKQRLRESVAQMPDVSSVSFCLNSPATDSQRGATLQFDNRAKWESWPARYAIGDAGYAGTFGLQIIAGRNRNSRATTPEFLINEKMARMLMGSNWTDVVGKSLQPGDTKGTIVGIVKDFNVHSLLEPIEPTVVLEDRNLQTNMAVKLNGQHTDATLKALQQLYTENLPTEVFSYRFIDEQIASLYRAETLQQNLIWGAAAMAIVISSLGLLGLVSLMTLQRTKEIGVRKVLGAGVSQIGLMLSADFLKLVGIALVVAIPGSWWLMNQWLQNYAYHIQIHWWVYVLTGMLAMLIAFFTVGFQSFKAAMANPVNSLRSE; encoded by the coding sequence ATGTTACAAACATACCTCAAAGTGGCATGGCGAAGCCTCCAGGCCCGGCTATTTTACACCTTACTTAATGTATTGGGTTTGGCGCTGGCTATGGGCTGCTGCATTTTGCTGTATGTATATGTAAGTTACCAGTTAAGTTTTGATACCTACCACCGCCACGCAGCAACCACTTACCGTATTGTAAACGAGTTGCACCTGGATAAAACCGAGTATGACAAGGGCTCTTCGATGGCCATGTACCTGGCTGCCCGGCGCGAGATACCGCAGGTAATAAACGGTGCCTATTCGTGCAGCCGGCAGAGTTATATTGTGACGGTGGGGTCCACTGATAAAAAGCTTTTTCGCGAAGAAAAGAACATTGCTTTTACCAATGCCAAATGGTTTGACGTTTTTAAATACCAGGTGCTGGCCGGCAACGTGCAGGGTTTAAACCAGCTTAACACCGCCGTGCTTACCCAAAAGCAGGCGCAAAAATATTTTGGCAGCACCCCGGCGGTAGGGCAGTACCTGCAAATTAAAAGCATACCTATGCGGGTGGTAGCCGTAGTGGCCAACCGCCCTTACAACACCGACCAAAATTCGGATGTATATTTTTCGTTCTCGACGTTAAAACAGTTAGACACCGATTTTAAAAATTACGCAAGCCAGCTGGGCTATATAGCTTCAGTAAATAACAGCTATCTCACATTGCGCAGCGCCAGTGACAAACCAGTGGTCGAAAAGATGCTTAACCAAATAGCCAAGCCATATTTTGGCGACGCTATTAAGTATTATAAATTTCAGTTGCTGCCGCTAACTGAGCAGCATTTTGATTTACGCTACGGCGGTACTACCCAAAAGTCGCTGTTAACGGTGCTCATTGTTATTGGTTGTTTGATACTGACTATGGCTATCATCAATTACATTAACCTGGTGATTGCCCAGCAGGCCCGCCGCAGTACCGAAATTGGTACCCGCAAAGTACTGGGCGCTACTGCCGGCCGGTTATTGATGCAATTTGTTACCGAATCGGTGATGACCGCCATGGTGGCTGCCGTGCTGGCTATGGGTTTGGTAGCCGTGGTACTGCCGTTTATAAACCGTTACTGGTTTTCGGCGCAGCCCATTTACGTAGGCTCGTGGTGGGCTTTGGGCTTGTTTACTTTTTCGCTGGTTATCGTGATAAACCTGGTGATGGGTATTTACCCGGCCTGGTGGCTCAACCGCTTTAACATTATACACGCGCTTAAAAAGCAGGCTACCCTGGTACAAACCGGACTGGGGCGCAAGGCCTTGGTAATACTGCAAAACCTCATCGCCCAGTTACTGATTGCCGGTACCGTCATCATTGTAATGCAGGTGCAGTTTTTAAAAAATACCGACAAGGGTTTTGACCGCAATATGGTGGTAAACATCCCCGTTGGTGCAGCTACCGATTTGCAAAAGCAGCGCCTGCGCGAGAGCGTAGCCCAAATGCCCGATGTAAGTTCGGTAAGTTTTTGCCTCAACTCGCCGGCTACCGATAGTCAGCGCGGGGCAACACTGCAGTTTGATAATCGGGCCAAGTGGGAAAGCTGGCCCGCCCGTTATGCTATTGGCGATGCCGGGTATGCCGGTACGTTCGGCTTGCAAATTATTGCTGGCCGTAACCGCAACAGCCGTGCCACTACGCCCGAATTTTTGATAAATGAAAAAATGGCCCGCATGCTGATGGGCAGTAATTGGACGGATGTAGTAGGCAAAAGCCTTCAGCCCGGCGACACAAAGGGCACGATTGTAGGCATAGTTAAAGATTTTAACGTGCACTCCCTGCTCGAACCCATTGAGCCTACGGTGGTTTTAGAAGATAGAAACCTGCAAACCAATATGGCCGTAAAGCTGAATGGCCAGCACACCGATGCTACTCTGAAAGCCTTGCAGCAACTCTATACCGAAAACCTGCCCACCGAGGTGTTTAGCTATCGTTTTATAGATGAGCAGATAGCCAGCTTGTACCGCGCCGAAACCCTGCAGCAAAACCTCATCTGGGGCGCAGCGGCTATGGCCATCGTCATCAGCTCATTGGGGCTGTTAGGTCTGGTATCCCTCATGACTTTGCAGCGTACCAAAGAAATTGGGGTACGCAAAGTATTAGGTGCTGGGGTAAGTCAAATCGGGCTGATGCTATCGGCTGATTTTCTGAAGTTGGTGGGTATTGCCCTTGTGGTGGCCATCCCGGGTTCGTGGTGGCTCATGAACCAGTGGCTGCAGAACTATGCTTATCACATCCAAATTCACTGGTGGGTGTATGTCCTAACGGGAATGCTGGCTATGCTGATTGCCTTTTTTACCGTCGGTTTTCAATCGTTTAAGGCGGCCATGGCCAACCCGGTAAACAGTTTACGAAGCGAATAA
- a CDS encoding HIT family protein, giving the protein MTTTVSPNPCIYCAKDERLTNLTIEITELQASILYLFKEQTYRGRCVLAYKKEHKNEIFELSKEERELFMDDLSRAAKAINAAFGPDKINYGAYGDKMPHIHFHLVPKYENAPQWGSTFVMFPEPTVHLQESEYAEMIEKIKSHL; this is encoded by the coding sequence ATGACTACTACTGTTAGCCCCAACCCTTGCATTTATTGTGCTAAAGATGAACGCCTTACCAATTTAACCATCGAAATTACCGAACTGCAAGCCAGTATACTTTATTTGTTTAAAGAACAAACTTATCGTGGCCGTTGCGTGCTGGCTTATAAAAAGGAGCACAAAAACGAAATATTTGAACTGTCAAAAGAGGAGCGCGAATTATTTATGGATGATTTAAGCCGGGCTGCTAAAGCCATTAATGCTGCATTTGGACCCGATAAAATCAACTATGGCGCTTATGGCGACAAGATGCCGCACATCCATTTCCATTTGGTTCCCAAATATGAAAATGCACCGCAATGGGGCAGCACATTTGTAATGTTCCCGGAACCAACCGTACACTTGCAAGAAAGTGAATACGCTGAGATGATTGAAAAAATCAAAAGTCATTTGTAA
- a CDS encoding ABC transporter ATP-binding protein: MIKITNLEKFYRTEEVETVALNKLNLEINTGEFVAIMGPSGCGKSTLLNILGLLDDPDGGSYLFNGTEVAHFNERKRAELRKHNIGFVFQSFNLIDELTVFENVELPLIYTGVNSAERKQRVEEVLTKMQIMHRRNHYPQQLSGGQQQRVAIARAVVNKPKLILADEPTGNLDSSNGNEVMELLTDLNEQGTTIIMVTHSEHDARYSHRIVRLLDGHTVVENIMM; encoded by the coding sequence ATGATAAAAATTACCAATCTCGAAAAATTTTACCGCACCGAAGAGGTAGAAACCGTTGCGTTAAATAAACTAAACCTCGAAATTAATACCGGCGAGTTTGTGGCCATTATGGGTCCGTCGGGTTGCGGCAAATCTACGCTGCTGAATATATTGGGTTTGCTTGACGACCCGGACGGCGGCAGCTACCTGTTTAACGGCACCGAGGTAGCACACTTTAACGAGCGTAAACGTGCAGAGCTGCGCAAGCACAACATCGGTTTCGTTTTCCAGAGCTTTAACCTGATTGACGAGCTGACCGTGTTTGAAAACGTTGAACTGCCCCTTATTTACACCGGCGTAAACTCGGCCGAACGCAAACAACGCGTAGAGGAGGTGCTGACCAAAATGCAGATTATGCATCGTCGTAACCACTATCCGCAGCAGTTATCGGGCGGTCAGCAGCAGCGTGTAGCTATTGCCCGTGCCGTGGTTAACAAACCCAAATTGATACTGGCGGATGAGCCCACCGGTAACCTCGACAGCAGTAACGGTAACGAGGTAATGGAACTCCTAACCGACCTGAACGAGCAAGGCACCACCATCATCATGGTAACCCACTCCGAGCACGACGCCCGCTACAGCCACCGCATTGTACGCCTGCTGGACGGCCATACTGTGGTTGAGAACATCATGATGTAA
- a CDS encoding sigma-54 dependent transcriptional regulator produces MILKKATILVVDDDTDVLTAVKLLLKTEVHEIITEKNPENINSLLTRNQVDLVLLDMNFNSAMNTGNEGIYWLRKVKDWRPNVCVIMITAYGDIDLAVRSLKEGANDFVVKPWHNEKLIETIRDLLDKQEGPKRPKVAVKGSAGSTSILGESDVMQDIFYKVNKIAPTDANILILGENGTGKDLMAKAIHERSLRANKPFVKVDVGALTDTLFESELFGHKKGAFTDAREDRMGRFEEAEGGTLFLDEIGNISLLQQAKLLTVLQNRQVTRLGTNKAVDINIRLICATNVPLQELANENKFRKDLIYRINTVEITMPPLRRRHTDVPLLARHFAKVYATKYLKPNVEFSAAALQKLQQYGYPGNIRELQYTIERAVIMAEDATLQPDDLIFSSLETAKPQNAEDADNVPLSEMEKNAILRVIDKHSGNITRAAKELGLTRTALYRRLNKYDI; encoded by the coding sequence ATGATATTAAAAAAAGCTACCATACTGGTTGTTGATGATGATACCGATGTGCTTACCGCCGTAAAGCTTTTGCTTAAAACGGAAGTGCACGAAATTATTACCGAAAAAAATCCGGAAAACATCAACTCGCTGCTTACCCGCAACCAGGTTGACCTGGTATTGCTGGATATGAACTTTAACAGCGCCATGAACACCGGCAACGAGGGTATTTACTGGCTGCGCAAGGTTAAAGATTGGAGGCCCAACGTTTGTGTAATAATGATTACAGCCTACGGCGATATTGACCTGGCCGTACGCTCGTTAAAAGAAGGTGCCAATGATTTTGTGGTGAAACCCTGGCACAACGAAAAACTGATTGAAACCATCCGCGATTTGCTCGATAAGCAGGAAGGCCCCAAACGCCCCAAAGTGGCGGTTAAGGGGTCTGCGGGGAGCACGTCTATTTTGGGCGAATCGGACGTGATGCAGGATATATTTTATAAGGTAAACAAGATTGCCCCTACCGATGCCAATATTTTAATTTTAGGCGAAAACGGTACCGGTAAAGACTTAATGGCCAAAGCCATTCACGAACGCTCTTTGCGGGCCAACAAGCCTTTTGTAAAGGTTGACGTGGGCGCACTTACCGATACTTTGTTTGAGAGCGAACTGTTTGGCCATAAAAAAGGCGCATTTACCGATGCCCGCGAAGACCGCATGGGCCGCTTTGAAGAAGCCGAAGGCGGCACCTTATTTTTAGACGAGATTGGCAACATCAGTTTGTTGCAACAGGCCAAGTTATTAACCGTACTGCAAAACCGCCAGGTTACCCGCCTGGGCACCAATAAGGCGGTCGACATCAACATCAGACTCATTTGTGCTACCAACGTGCCCCTGCAGGAATTGGCTAACGAAAACAAGTTTAGGAAAGATTTAATTTACCGCATTAACACGGTAGAAATTACCATGCCGCCCCTGCGCCGCCGCCATACCGACGTGCCCTTACTGGCCCGCCATTTTGCCAAGGTGTATGCTACTAAATATTTAAAACCTAATGTTGAGTTTAGCGCGGCAGCACTGCAAAAGTTGCAGCAATACGGCTACCCCGGCAACATACGCGAGTTGCAGTACACCATTGAGCGCGCCGTAATTATGGCCGAGGATGCTACCCTGCAACCCGACGACCTGATTTTTTCATCACTCGAAACCGCCAAGCCGCAAAACGCCGAAGATGCCGACAACGTACCTTTGAGCGAAATGGAAAAAAATGCCATTTTAAGGGTGATTGATAAACACAGCGGCAACATTACACGCGCCGCCAAAGAACTTGGCCTAACCCGTACCGCACTTTACCGCCGACTGAACAAGTATGATATTTAA